From the genome of Penicillium oxalicum strain HP7-1 chromosome VII, whole genome shotgun sequence:
CCGGCCTGCATTGTTGAGACAATAGTCCATGAAATTGTAGATTCGGTTCATTTGTGCCATGGGTGACATGAATCTTTCATACAGACACTGGAGATATGCTGGCAGCACGAATGCCCATGATGTATAACAAAAAGTAGGCAATGTCGGCTTTTTTCTTGTATTCTTTGCTACATCCAGCAGTGCCTGCTAACTCACTACCTCAGTGTCTATTGCATAGTGATTGAAAGAGTTGACTTCAATGCTCGACCATTGTTGAGACGTGGTCAATTAATGGTATGACGTTTTGCCACAACTTCCAAGTCCACTTCATGGAGCATTGGTTGTTTATAGAGCTTTTCTCAAATGTGTTCTATCATGATGTTGCTCTGCTGCTGGCATCATTTGACAGGTGTTTTATTGTGCTTGCAAAATGCATGGGAAGAGCGGTATCTAAATCGAGAGTCTTGCAGTATTCATGATCATCGCTCAAAGGTCGGGGCCGCTGTTATGGCCATTCTCATCGTCTATCTCCGCATCAGCTTCCATCTGGTTCGCGATCTCCTCCAAGGTCTGCTCCGCCTCTGGCTCATCATCTGAGGCTTCGTCCACAGCTCCGTCGCTGCCTTGCTGACCCTTCAATTTTCCACCTTTTCTGGGCGGCAGAACTTGCATAAAAGCCTCCCCCCAGTCGCCTAGTTCGAGCCACTTCAACATAATGTCAACCACATGGTTTGTGGTCAGTACCTGGCGCGAGGTCATTTGAATGTAGTCACCAATCGGCAACTTTGCGGTTTTGAGCCCCTTGGAGACCGCAGATTTGTAACAGACAGCCTTGTGTCGGTTTTTATCCACAAGCCCTCCAATGATATAGGTACAGTAGGGTTTGAGTTCGGTCAAGACGTTGTCACTATCGCTGCTCAGATAGATCACTTCACCGTCCTCGGGTTTGGCATCAGCCTCGTCGGCAAATGGTCCGACCAGTTTTCCCCCTTTCGGAGAGGTCATTTGCTCCTTGGCTATCTCCGCAGCATGCACAAAGTCTTCCTGAATAATCCGGATTCCTTTCCAATTGCGATAAGGCGAGAGCACGTTGTCGAAGCGTTCCTTTAGTTGTTTATTGAATGAGCTGAACATGAGATGCGAGCGCCACATGGCGCGGCTGTTCTCTGAATAGGACCGTGTGAGCTGGCCGGCGAGAGAAATGCGCTCATGGGGGTTCATCAAATCATCATAGCCACAGTCAATCACGATTGATAGAGGTAGGAGAGTAGATCGTTTGGACTTGGAACGAGTGGTCTCCCACTGCTTGCGCAGTGCCTGAACGGCTTCCTCGCCACCAGCCTCACGCGCTTCGTCAACCATGCGCTGACGACGCTCCTTTTTCCGCGCCATTTGCTCTTTGCGCTTTTCCTTGCGCTGCTCGCGTCCAGCCTCCCATAGCTCCCTCTTACGGAGTTTCCTGAGCTGGTTTTTGGAGAGTTTGGGGGCCGAATCTTGGTCATTCTCTTGCGCCGTTCCCTCCGATGATTGTATCGGCAGGCCAGAGGTCTCATTGCTGAGAGTCAATTGGGATTGCTCAGGTTGCGCATTGCTGCTTGTAGCTTGCGACGGCTCGTCGACAATGGGCACAGCACCAGTCATTGCTGGGCCAAGCTCGGTTTCAATCGATGCCTCACTATGCTCCAGCTTTGCGACTTTTCTCggtctctcttcttcgtccaTTGTGCAGTCGAGAATGTTTTCTTGTATCATAGTGAATGTTGATGCGCGCGTGAGCAGGATGATTTTCTGTACATCATCTGGCAAAAAATCCCACTTACCGCCCGCAACCAATCGCGCATGCCGGAGGTTGCTCACGACGAGGTGAACCACGTGACATGCATCACCAACTTCTCCGCTGGGCAACTCCTCGATACGGACTCTTAAGACTCCTACCCTCCCATAACCGCCATCATGCCTCAGGATATGCCCCCAACGGGGGGCTACGCGCAAGTTCAGTACAAGGTACACAAAAGATCCTTCTCCGAGTTCAGCCAAGCCAATGGACGCTGCGGCACAGTGATTCCCGCTAACCCTCGGTGCTCATTATCTAGCGGAACGTGCCTGCCCGTGGCTTCAAGCCTTTCTACTACATGGTCGGCATGCATGCGATCATGGCCTACGGTTTCTACAAGTACTTCCACGGAGTCCGTGAGCAGCGGTATGTCCGGCGCAACTGCGATCTTTCCAGGCTCCTCCGTTCCCGATGCGGCCCATCTGCCCGTTGAGCAACGCGACTTGCCAATTCCCGATTGACCAGCGATTGATATATGTGTTTTGTGCAGTGAGCTCGCCCGTGAGAAGATGTGGGGTCGCCTTTACCTcactcccctcctccaggccgaggaggatcGTGACCAAGTCCGCCGCTACTACGCTGACAAGGCGCGGGAGAAGGAGCTTCTGGGCACTGAGCAGAAGGTTTACAACTCGGACCGGTACGTGATCACTAGCTCTGAATTGCATGGCTTACGCCATTTGTCAATTCTTTGACACTGATATTTTTCACGAAACAGCTTCGTCCGACCTACTTTCGTCTACACTCCCTCCCAGGTTACTCAATAGATTACCGTTATTTGAGGAACTGCTATCGCAATGTCATTCCTGTCCAGCTGTCACGAGTTCTCATGTACAACGCGGCTGGCATGGGGGGTTAAGAGCTGGTCCTTGATTTCACAGTGGAGGCAGAACTGGTTCAGACAATCATCACAGAAACACAGTTCGGCCTGTCTCGAGGAGCCGGGGACTCGAGGAAAAATTATGTAGATACACTGGTACCCGAGAGATTTAGTTACTGTCTTGCACTgaaatctttttcttgttttaCGTCGTGAGTTGGATGGCTAGAGTGCGAACACACATTTAGAGATTTCGTAGGTGAGTACAATAGAATCGGCTATTGTCTGTACAGACATGGAAGGCTTTCTATTTTTATATTGGCCACAGCCGGGGGTATTCCATAGTGCGCAAACAAAAACGGAGAACTCTCATAAGTAATATCATGGACGAGATTCTGAACATCGAGAACACACGCTCAAGATGAATGAAACGACCACACCAGCAGGTTTCGAACATAAAGTGAGATCAAGCTGAGCTCTCGCGAGgacaaaaaggcaaaaagaaagacgctAGACCAATTTCAAGGCTCAGAGCCACGTCCTACTATTGAAAGGAGGAACTGAAATCGCCCGGACTGTTGGAATGTTGGTAGATGTGTATTGAACCCGGCGAACTCAGACACTTTATTTAGCCGAACATGTCGGCGACACCAGAAAGGTCGGGACCGTCGTTGATGTCGACGCGCTGAGCCTCCTGCTGAGTCTCCATCTCATTGGTCATGTAGCGATTTTGGATTGCAGTTCGTGCTTTGCGCCGTTCCTCCCGCGAGCCCAGAATCTTGCCTTGTTCGGCAATGCTCACACCACGAAGGGGCtcaaggagctcgagaaCCAAAGCTCTTTGTTGGCGGGGAGATGTGCATCGCTGGAGAGAGATCTCCGTGTGTGAGACCTTTTCTGGAGCAATGCCTGGTAGAGAGAGGAACACGGAGCGAGGTGTTTCGCTGCAGACGCCGTATAGTACCCAGATTGAGGCGATCAGTTGGGCCAGGTCCTTTTGCATATCCACGAAATATGATTCATGAACCGAGGAGATACAGGCCTGCAGAACGTCGGTGCAAATGAACTCACGAATGGTAGCAATTGTCGGACTGTTGTGCGGGGGCGCGAAATCGGCCAGAATGGATCGCACCACCCGAGTGATAATGCTGCAGCAGCGTGTGTCGCGCATCCGTAAAGCGTGGGTACAGAAAAGCATGACAGGCTCAAAGATCTCTGGCGATGATAGGACAAAATGACGAATAGAGTCTGACAGCTCAGGTGGTGATTGTGGTGCACTAGGGTCTATTTCGGCTCGATCGGGGTCTAAGCGGATGGAATGTAAGTTTTTTGAAAGAAGCGACATTTGCTGCGCGAGTTCATTTCGACCATGTTCGATCTTCTGAACAGAAGTCCTGGAAGCGGGGCGCTTCTTACCTCCTCGTTGGGGATCGAATAGGCTCGCGACCATAATCACAGCAGCGTACGTCAATTGACGAAGAACACTTTCTGACTTCATCTCATCAGTGAGATCCCCGTCCATGCCACCGTTCTTCCGCTGCTCAATCGTTTCCCATTCAGTCGTAATCTTGCGATCGAGGCTACGGAACAAAGTGGCGAGCATTGGCGGCAAGAATTGGGCACGGTATCTGACCGGGCAATCGTCGATCAAACAACGCGAGATATTGAGGAGAACAGAGAACTGGTGCGATGAAAGGTGCTCTGCATCCTTGAAAAGCGCTTCAGACAAAGGGCCTGGCAATTCGGCAAAGCCGTAGAAATGGTCACGCATTCTGCTCATACTGAAAAGCATTGAGTAGCATGATTCTCGTACTGCGCGAATCTTCCCACGGACAGAAGATGCGAAACCTTCGAGGGTTGACCTGGAAGCAGTAATCTTGGCATAGAACTCGTCCCGACTACCTGTGGAAATACCAGCTTGCCAAAAGCGGTCCGTTAAAATGCGCTCCACCACAGCCCGTATTTCATTACTCACTGCCCAGTTGGCCGGATTGTGAAAAGCATGAGCATGGGTGAGTAACTGAACCATAGTGGGGAGGATTTGGGGAATCAGATCTTGCCACATGTCGCATGCGACCTGGTAGGCAGGGGAGGTTCTTTTCAGCTTGTCGGTCGACACGGCCAGCATAGTTTTCGTACCACGTAGAGGTAGCATCTGGAACTTTCGAGTCATCTCTTCCTGAACAACCTTTCCTTCATTATCCAGGGAGACAGAGGACCAATCTTCTAGTCTATGGGCCTGTTTTGCCTGCATATAAGATCCGACATTCTCCAGACCCAGCATGATGCAGAAGCCCTCGAATGTCGAGCTCATGCGACGGAACTCCTCGTCTTGCCATGCCTCTCGAATGGGCATCAAGAAGCTTGCCAATCGGCTGTGGCGCAGATTTGGATCCAGGCTACTGGCCcgctggatgatgatgagaagaatggatGTCAACTCCATTTGGAGTTTGTCGTCAACGTGGTTGGCCTGTGTGATCTCTCGAATCTTGGGCTCCAGCAGATCATAGAAAGTAGAGAAGTAGTCAGCGTAGCGTATCGCTAGGCGCCGCAGCTCGTGGCTGGCTAGACCATGCAATTCCTTGACGGCCTCCGCGTAGACAGGGAATTCAGGCTGGTCAGGAAGACGCGTCATGAGGATGTGCTCAAGGACTTTGAGAGCATATGCGGGGTGGTTATCAAGTGCTTTGGAGGAAATGTCGACCACCAATTTGATGACCTTTTGCTTGATCATGGGATCCTGAGATTTCTCATTAGTGCAAATCTAGTGTGAGACGTGAGATGGGCACTACTCACATCAAATGTCCTTTGCATGAGCCTGTACGCCCAGTTCTCCACTGCATGCTCTaattctcttctttcctgtTCCTATTGCACGGGTCAGGGACAATTGCGCAAGGTAGCCAGAGGAATCCTTACATCTTTTTGGGGCGCCTTTCCGTGAGCCTCGATCCATTTATTGAAACCCTTTATCACGGCTTCCACGACCGCAAATTGCGCGTCTGCTCGCATCAGAGGGATCGATGACTTGCTGTAACCTCCCACTGTTGCCGATCATCAATACTGTTTCAAAGTTCGAAGTGAGCCATGAGGATTCTTACTTTGAAACGGCTCTACACCATTGTAGAGATTGTCTAGATTCTCATCGACCCGTGCCAGAATCTCGCGCACGGCCTCTTGGGCGCGTTTCTGCGTGATACTTTCGATGATCGACGAACAGTATCGACGATAATTTCCGAGGAATGCATGTCTCTCTGGAATTGTGTCAATGTCTTCGACCAAAAATTGGATAGTGGGATCCTCCGAGTCGGTAGGAAGTGACTCCCAACGTATCAAGCGTTGAGTGCAAATAGCGAGAAAGGTTGGGGTCTGATTGACAACGAATTCCATCGTGTTGATCTTCTGAATGCTCAAGAGTCTCGACCAAAGATGAAGACAGGGAATTGACACAGTCAAGCTTTGGTGCTGCATGATAGTCAACATGAAGTTGAAGAATGGGGGAAGGTCAAGACGGTGCATTGTGTCGCGCAGGAACCTCTCATCCTCGAGACATCCAGCGACATATGAAACCATCTGTAAAGAGTAATCAGCCTAGATCCTCATACAGACCACTCAATGGTTTCAGTATTGACAAACCTCAGACACTTTCTTCGAAATCAGATACTTTGGCTCATCGACATCTTCCGGCCCCACGACCGACCATTGATAAAGGTTCTGAAGGGTGTTCAGGTAGTCATTCTCGAAAATGAGACACACCAGGCCGTGAGACTCCTCATTTCCCATGTTGTTTCGACCATAGAGCGAATGCAACGCCTCAACTGCAGCCTAGAAAATCCCTTTAGACCCCATATTTAGACGCTGGAGTGTCGGCGCGCTTGCTTACCAATAACACTTGCTCATCTTGACAAGTCAATGCCCTAAAAATACTGGCTACGACTTGGCCTGCGATGACTGCCTTGTAGATTGACCAAGACAGCGCCGATCTCAAAGTCATCAGAGCCTTGACGGCCGCATCGCGTGCTTCAGACGAAGTAGACACATTTTGCACACAACTATCCAAGAACTCGCAAATTCGCACGAGCCAACCTTCTTGTCCGCATCGCTGAACCGAGTTGAGTGTCTTTTCGGCATGAATTTGTTCCACGATTGCAGCAGGAGTGAAGATCTCGACAAGGGCACGATTCAGTTCAGTTCCGCGCAGAGACGAGACCGTATCCTCACGAAAGAAGACATCCTCTGATAAGGTCTCCAATACGGAGAGCACCAGTTCATTGTGTACTAGCGACACCCCCCAGAACTTGACCAGTGCCTCATCCATATCCACCCAATCTAAGCCCCAGCTCTTCTTTGCTGCCTCTGACCAGAGCTGTGGGATCTTGTTGCGGAAATAACTTGGGTCCTCGGGACGAATGTTCTCCGCAAGTTGTAGGATCATCGATCGCAGGGCCGTGGATTCCTCCGGGTTGGTGAAGGAAAGGTGACGAAGAACGTGATCTAGTAGAGTTAGACCAAAATACCGTACAACAGCTGCATGATCTTCGCGTGAAGCCAAGAGGAATCCATTGCGAGCCGCCGCCTCATTCGCCTTCAGAGCCTCGACGAAGGACAAGGCTTCTTTCCGAAGCTCGTTCGTGGATGTAGGACTGTGGATAACTTCTAAGGCACGGATAATATCCGCCATCCCAGCCTCTGATAGATCTTCAGCCGCCATCTTGTCAACGCGATTAGTGGTTATTGGGCGGTGTTGAGCACAAAGCAACAGAAGGGTCGGAGGTTGGGAAGACGTCAAAAATGTCTCAGGCGCGTTCGGACGCCAACAGAGTGAGAGTTGCGATTGTCCTCGATGCAAATGGAATTTTTTGGAACTCTGAATAGATGCGATTGGTGTACCAGCCAATTCAATTGCTCAAGGCGTGGTGCGGTGATTGATATGGCCGTTGAACCTGTCCTTCAGATGATTTGGCAGTCGGACACAGCACCAACGGCCATTCAACTGCGGTAGTCTCGTGGGATTTAGATGGGTGTGAATGAACGTGTACGTAGGTGATCAATCGGAGCGGATGAAGGTGGAAAGCAGTTATTGTCAAGCAATCGCCCTAGCTTGTTGAACGAAGACTGTCGAAAGCCAAGCGACGCGGAAGTTTGGTGATTTGCTGGTCCGCGCTGAGGATTCTCCGCGGGCTAGGCATAACTATGGTCCTTTCCAGACACACCGCTTCTCTCTACTATTTGAAGACgatgagagagacagaaTGCTCTagatctccatcatctttCACATTTTAGGTACTCTAATTGTATCATTGAATTATCAGATGCCACTTTGTGATTACATTTTGCAACATATCTCACCCTCGCTGAATCGTTATCGATCTGTGCCTGCCCCTCTCCAATTCTGCGGCCAACACACCCACCGCCTAAGATTAGCGCGCAGGAGGCCCACAGTAGGTCTGTCTGGCGCCCACGTAAGTACTCGGTACCTATGGGATACATACCAGAGCCTTCACTATTCTGTTATGACGAGGAGTTCTATTGAAGTCGGACTCACAAATAGCAAGGCAATAAGCGAATACCATCTCGCAACTATCATAATTACTTTCATGAACTTGTCTAGTCCTGCTTTGGTTTGTCTCTCGCAAGATCGAGCCCATGCAAATCAATAACATTACCCTAATCCTTCTCTCGGGTACCTGTATCTGGTGAAATCTCACTCCCGATAAACATTGAAGTATATCCGGACCTCGGATATGGAAGCAGCTCTTCTCAAGCCGCCAAACGACCAGGGGCTACTTCTATTCGACGTAACTCTAAACCCGCCGGGTGGACCAAACATTGACCGAGGTAGGACTTAGCACTGGTAGATAACCCTTACTTACACTTGGTGATACACCGAAACTCGTTCTGTAGGTACTGTACATACCATGGCCTCCAATTACAGGCATAGATTCTGTTCTCATCGACCCACTCAAAGTAGTAGCGTGCTTAAGGTTGCCGTCTTCAGCCACATACCCGGATGAGTGAGGTTTCGAGTGGACTGTTCCAGATTTATTGATTTGGTGCTGCATCAATTCCTTCGTGTGACTGCGAAGGATATAGCAGTCACTGTGAGAACAGGTACCGGAAAGGAGTGGCATCTGTGCAGGGGACGGCTACATAGAAGACGGGCGATATTCGCCATAGAAATTGGTGTCCGCAAGACTACCCACTTCTGGCTGAGAGTACAATTTTACTTATGCGAATGATAAAGCTGATTAAAGAAGCTTGGGCCTTTCATTTGATATTTTAGCAGTCACTCGGCCGCCCAAAGGATATGGCCGGTTTTTCCTGACTCAAGAGTCCGATCCGTCCAGCTCGTGTCAATTATTTCCCCGCGTCTATGCTCTCTGCATTCAACGAGGCACCGCAAGCACCTATTTACCAGACAGTGAGTACTGATAATGAAATTAGCTGGGTACTATGCAACAAGGTAAATGTGCCGAGAACTTCTTGGTAGCTAAGCTCGGGGGCACTATACCGCGCTGCAGGTTGAATTTTCCGCAGGGGTATTTCAAGATTAGATTACCTAAAGTCTGTGCATGGAGTAGCCAATTTGAACAAACTTGACAAGGGTAAGTGGGTAAGACTAAGGCTGCATTACATGACACGACAATCCCCCTTCTCACATCTTTCCAAGTACGTTGCATCCTCACTCGACGAATCATCTACCTGCCCAGGCTTGCGCTTGACACCTTCAATCTTGATGCTTTGATCGCCCTCTGCATGCCACCATTGCAATCGAGGTACTTTGATAGATTGAATTTCCTGATAATCAATTTTCCACCTACCCCCGCTGACCGCAACAACAACCTTGCTCTCTGGGAAGTGGAACTCGGGCAGGTAGATCTCTGTTGGTGCTTCACTTGTCGTGGCAGCTTCTGCGGTTAAAGTCATCGTAAAGGTGCAATTACGAAGGTCAAAGACGTGACTTTGCAAAGAACCGCTCACGTAAATCGGACTGGGACGGATGTATGCCTCTGCAGCCCGGTATCCCTTGGGGGTCTGTGAGCTGACACTTGAGATCGACGGGCTTGTGAGGGCGCGCTTGAGGTTCCGGGGATCAACTTCTGGCTCATCGACGCTACTGTGACTCTCGGAGTAAGCCGGTGATTGGGGGTTCAGTGAGGTATAAGTGGCCTTATTTGGAAGTTCCATGTCGTCGCGAGAGTAAATCGACAAATCTTCTCCATTCCATAAGTCACCCCACTTGTGGTTGTTCTAGGAAATGGTCAGTATCACGTCCCTTAATTCTAACCCATCTTTGCACAATAAAGAAGACACCAACCTCTGTTTGATATAACCAGAGCGTAAAGCCATTGGCGGTGCTGCCTTCGAGCGCGAAATGATTTGCATCCATTGCACTTGTTTGGCTGCTGTAGTCTCCGTCGTCATAGGCCTTCTTGTTGTCCATGTCATAGGGGATACCAATCTCGGTGAAGAGTAAGGGATGATTGCCCATGTATTTCAAGCTTTCCTCCCGAAGAAATTTCAATTGATCACGAAGGCAGTTGCGAATTGCCGTTTCTCCCACCTTCACGGCGAATGCCGGGGCCCAGTACTTGCCTCGCAGAACACCAATGACATCCACATTGTAAAGCCGATTCCAATGCTTTGTCAAGAGCGTGAGGCCATCATAATAGTGGACAGCATGGACCATGTTGGGATCATCATCTTTGGTCCCCTTCAAGTCAGGGGGCACTTCCATAACAGGTGGCTGGCACAGTAGAATAGCTGCGGGCCATACGTCTCGAATAGCATCCCGATAAGCTCGATAATGATCCATGAAGTAGGAATTGGTGAATATTTCATAGGTCAGTGGCTTTCCAGTGCTTGGTACCTTCGAGAAATAATCTTTCTGGAGCAGAGTCTCCGTGCTTGGATCCCAGACACCATGCTGGGCCCATATACATTCCCCTAATTTCCAGTCAGGGTCGCGCCTCCAACCATACTTGCTATCGTCATGGTTCTTGGGCAGCCAGGCCGATTGCCCCTCTGGATCGACGAGTTTTCTGCCTGTCTTGTAGGGACCAAAGCTACCGAACGCCCAGGTCGTCTGCTCACACGCCCGGCCAGAACCGGTCAACATGGCTTGAAAGGCGGTAGGCGAGGTTCCAAGCTGAAGCTGCTGGTCGGGAGGAATCACAGAGATATCCTGGAATCCAATAAGCCCACGGTGAGGCTCATTCATGGTCTCCCAACCAATGACTACCTCATGCTCAACATCTGCAGCTTCATGGATACGAAACGCTAGATGCTTGCACGCTGCAATGAAATGAGATTGGAGATAATCTTGGATATTCATTCCATCAATGACCGCTTTAGGCGCAAAGTCACGACCTGCCCAAAAGAGTGTGAACATAGTCTGGCACACCAGGCGCGTGTAATTCGTACTCCAAATCATCTTCGGAAATTCAGCAGGATCGTCATAAGTATTGTGAACCAGCGCAGCCTCAGTGGCTTTGAATGCTCTAGGGTTCAGTCCTGCCGCATAGAGTGTCCACATAGGTGCGCCTGACCCCCCAGACAAACGCGACCACTGCCATCGTCAGCTTTGTACTCCAGTACGCAAAGCAGTTTGCCGTTCAACTCACAACATCCTGGTGGGGATCCATAAAGATATAAAATTCATACTGCTTCGCAACTCTGAGGACCTCAATCGTGAATGAGATCCATTCTTCATCATAAATACCCGGTCCAGCGTGCTCGATCGCCTCCCATGTGAAGATGTATCGTATGGCGTTGTAACCCCATCTACGTAGTCGCTTGAAATGGGTGTGTGCCTCATCCAACGAGAACGGGCGACCCACGAAGGAAACGTCATCTGCCTCAAAGAATCCTTCCGAGACGTACGAAGGCATATCCGGACTTTTCGGATACTTGGCATCTCCTGCAACATTGATGCCCCTCAAGACGATCTCTCGGTTTTGGGGATCGCGAAACACCTTCCCATCAACGTGCAGTTGCAAGAGACCCATTTTAATGTATTCACGCAAGCTGGCGAGCTCACTATCTTGGACAACAACAAGCGAGATAGAATCTGGTCTTGAAACCTCAATTTTGCCGTGGAAATATGGTAGTTCGAGAGGTTTCTTGAGCTGCCTCTACAGATCAGATGGTTGCTGAGGACTCGCTAGCTTGATGGAACCGCGAAACCCTATAGAAGAAGTTATCAGCCATTATTGACCACGGGTTGACCCTGGGCACAAACTGTACATGAGAGGAGCCGCTGATAGTGAGAATTGAGAGCAAGCTTCAGTTATGCCTTCCACGACAAGATTTAATGAGGGCGATTTCAGATCAGCCACGAGAAGAAGCAGCGTGATGGATATGCGGAGAGCAGCTGACCCCAACCCTGGCATGGCAGCCCGATAACCGATAAGCCCGCCGGCCCGTGACGTATCTGCGCTAACCGATCGACCACCAGTTCTCCAACACACCGAGAACCTCCCCACTCCCCTCAGACAGATCGCAATCGGGGATCATGTCGAGCAAGGCTGCATTGAAGGCCGTAAGAACCGCCTTGGACACCAAGGACTAtgcg
Proteins encoded in this window:
- a CDS encoding tRNA (guanine(9)-N1)-methyltransferase — protein: MIQENILDCTMDEEERPRKVAKLEHSEASIETELGPAMTGAVPIVDEPSQATSSNAQPEQSQLTLSNETSGLPIQSSEGTAQENDQDSAPKLSKNQLRKLRKRELWEAGREQRKEKRKEQMARKKERRQRMVDEAREAGGEEAVQALRKQWETTRSKSKRSTLLPLSIVIDCGYDDLMNPHERISLAGQLTRSYSENSRAMWRSHLMFSSFNKQLKERFDNVLSPYRNWKGIRIIQEDFVHAAEIAKEQMTSPKGGKLVGPFADEADAKPEDGEVIYLSSDSDNVLTELKPYCTYIIGGLVDKNRHKAVCYKSAVSKGLKTAKLPIGDYIQMTSRQVLTTNHVVDIMLKWLELGDWGEAFMQVLPPRKGGKLKGQQGSDGAVDEASDDEPEAEQTLEEIANQMEADAEIDDENGHNSGPDL
- a CDS encoding putative glycosyl hydrolase, whose amino-acid sequence is MGLLQLHVDGKVFRDPQNREIVLRGINVAGDAKYPKSPDMPSYVSEGFFEADDVSFVGRPFSLDEAHTHFKRLRRWGYNAIRYIFTWEAIEHAGPGIYDEEWISFTIEVLRVAKQYEFYIFMDPHQDVWSRLSGGSGAPMWTLYAAGLNPRAFKATEAALVHNTYDDPAEFPKMIWSTNYTRLVCQTMFTLFWAGRDFAPKAVIDGMNIQDYLQSHFIAACKHLAFRIHEAADVEHEVVIGWETMNEPHRGLIGFQDISVIPPDQQLQLGTSPTAFQAMLTGSGRACEQTTWAFGSFGPYKTGRKLVDPEGQSAWLPKNHDDSKYGWRRDPDWKLGECIWAQHGVWDPSTETLLQKDYFSKVPSTGKPLTYEIFTNSYFMDHYRAYRDAIRDVWPAAILLCQPPVMEVPPDLKGTKDDDPNMVHAVHYYDGLTLLTKHWNRLYNVDVIGVLRGKYWAPAFAVKVGETAIRNCLRDQLKFLREESLKYMGNHPLLFTEIGIPYDMDNKKAYDDGDYSSQTSAMDANHFALEGSTANGFTLWLYQTENNHKWGDLWNGEDLSIYSRDDMELPNKATYTSLNPQSPAYSESHSSVDEPEVDPRNLKRALTSPSISSVSSQTPKGYRAAEAYIRPSPIYVSGSLQSHVFDLRNCTFTMTLTAEAATTSEAPTEIYLPEFHFPESKVVVAVSGGRWKIDYQEIQSIKVPRLQWWHAEGDQSIKIEGVKRKPGQVDDSSSEDATYLERCEKGDCRVM